Proteins encoded together in one Oceanispirochaeta sp. window:
- a CDS encoding FadR/GntR family transcriptional regulator, which produces MAGLGKIDTSQIKNQVYDQCRTMILQGKWPPGSKLPSENQLCVQMGVSRVSVRSALQSLCAQGFIEIRRGEGSFVNNYSLSEQLNMLTPLFALDKDDIMDVLQYRIIIEPNIMPFIVDKITEEEINKLETIYEKMLKYSEGCKQFATLDEQFHFFLVDILSNKVIIKIYKILFEIFNSAWLEISETLGVKDGLHYHKLLIQALRDRNADSAKQLMHEHVQRTVTRMSENFEKKA; this is translated from the coding sequence ATGGCTGGACTAGGAAAGATTGATACATCTCAGATAAAGAATCAGGTCTATGATCAATGCCGAACTATGATCCTCCAGGGGAAATGGCCGCCTGGCAGCAAGCTACCTTCAGAAAATCAGTTATGTGTACAAATGGGAGTCAGTCGAGTCTCTGTCAGATCTGCTCTTCAATCTCTCTGTGCACAGGGATTTATTGAGATCCGCCGGGGGGAAGGCAGCTTTGTCAATAATTATAGTTTATCCGAACAACTCAATATGCTTACACCTCTATTTGCACTTGATAAAGACGACATTATGGATGTTCTGCAATATCGAATCATAATCGAACCCAATATCATGCCCTTTATAGTTGATAAGATTACAGAAGAAGAGATCAATAAATTGGAAACAATCTATGAAAAGATGTTAAAATATTCCGAGGGCTGTAAACAGTTTGCCACTCTGGATGAACAGTTCCACTTCTTTTTAGTAGATATATTGTCAAATAAGGTCATCATAAAGATATACAAGATTCTCTTTGAAATCTTCAATTCAGCCTGGCTTGAAATAAGTGAAACTCTTGGTGTAAAGGATGGTCTGCATTATCACAAGCTCTTAATTCAAGCCCTTCGTGATAGAAATGCGGACTCCGCAAAACAGCTCATGCATGAACATGTTCAAAGAACCGTAACCCGCATGTCTGAAAATTTCGAAAAGAAAGCATAA